One window of Flavobacteriales bacterium genomic DNA carries:
- a CDS encoding peptidoglycan DD-metalloendopeptidase family protein: MSRKTGMAISGLVLAAAVGTYLFVGVDLTPHEEYVELQTVAADTLPAPPSAYGIPLAGFHVERDQVRSGSSFSQLLAPLGISAATIDSLVQMAVPVFDVTRIRAGHPVAFIFSDDATCGPAYFVYESDPVDHVVFDLRRPYSVHMEKRPVHTEEKSLSVAVTGALWNDLVNAGASPALAAELSEVFAWTVDFYRIQEGDRFTMVYRQNTVDGKPYGGPKLLCVRYEGLDTKEAFLFDSAETKGGYYDAEGKSLRKAFLQAPLKYSRISSGFSLRRFHPVQKRFKAHLGTDYAAPYGTPIQAVGDGVVERAGYSGGNGKYVKIRHNSVYETQYLHMRKTLVKTGQVVKQGQVIGEVGSTGLATGPHVCYRFWKNGKQVDPRREVLPSADPLAAADFPAFDRVREELLARMDEAEDQAKHLSVATF, translated from the coding sequence ACCCCGCACGAGGAGTATGTGGAGCTGCAAACGGTTGCGGCGGACACACTGCCAGCGCCGCCCAGCGCCTACGGCATCCCCTTGGCCGGCTTCCATGTGGAACGGGACCAAGTGAGGTCCGGATCCAGCTTCAGCCAGCTATTGGCACCGTTGGGGATCAGTGCTGCCACCATTGACAGCTTGGTACAAATGGCTGTGCCGGTGTTCGACGTCACGCGCATCCGCGCCGGGCACCCGGTGGCGTTCATCTTTTCCGATGATGCCACGTGCGGTCCGGCCTACTTCGTCTATGAGTCCGATCCCGTGGACCATGTGGTGTTCGACCTGCGCCGTCCGTATTCGGTACACATGGAGAAACGCCCGGTGCACACCGAGGAAAAAAGCCTGAGCGTGGCGGTGACCGGGGCGCTTTGGAACGACCTTGTGAATGCCGGGGCCTCGCCGGCACTGGCCGCCGAGCTCAGCGAGGTGTTCGCTTGGACCGTGGATTTCTACCGGATCCAGGAAGGTGACCGCTTCACCATGGTCTACCGCCAGAACACCGTGGACGGCAAGCCCTACGGCGGGCCAAAGCTGCTGTGCGTGCGGTACGAAGGCCTCGACACCAAGGAGGCGTTCCTGTTCGATAGTGCCGAGACCAAAGGTGGATATTATGATGCCGAGGGCAAGAGCCTGCGCAAGGCCTTCCTGCAGGCGCCGTTGAAATACAGCCGGATATCCTCGGGCTTCAGCCTGCGGCGCTTCCATCCGGTGCAGAAACGCTTCAAGGCGCATTTGGGCACGGATTACGCAGCACCCTACGGAACGCCCATCCAGGCGGTGGGCGATGGCGTAGTGGAAAGGGCCGGTTACAGCGGCGGCAACGGCAAGTACGTGAAGATCCGCCACAACAGCGTGTATGAGACACAATACCTGCATATGCGCAAGACCTTGGTGAAGACGGGCCAGGTGGTGAAGCAGGGGCAGGTGATCGGAGAGGTGGGCAGCACCGGGCTGGCCACCGGGCCACATGTGTGCTACCGCTTCTGGAAGAACGGCAAACAAGTGGACCCACGGAGGGAGGTGCTGCCCAGCGCGGACCCCTTGGCCGCAGCGGACTTCCCCGCTTTCGACCGCGTACGGGAAGAACTGCTCGCACGCATGGACGAGGCGGAGGACCAGGCCAAGCACCTCAGCGTGGCGACGTTCTAA
- a CDS encoding DUF502 domain-containing protein yields MKDQRNIGRALLGYFFRGLLLIVPIAVIGAVAVKALTWLDQIVQVDIPGLGIVIVLTSIVLIGWLGSTFFYQRMAEIGDDILRRVPFLKTVYDALKDLMEGLVGSKKKFDKPVLITPLDGSGLAQLGFLTQKDLTHLGIDSTHVAVYVPYSFAWSGRLFIVPASSVTPIDAKAAEVMKFILSGGVTRVDDE; encoded by the coding sequence ATGAAAGACCAGCGGAACATAGGCCGCGCCCTATTGGGCTATTTCTTCCGGGGCCTGCTGCTGATCGTGCCCATTGCGGTGATCGGTGCGGTAGCGGTGAAGGCATTGACCTGGCTGGACCAGATCGTCCAGGTGGACATCCCCGGCCTGGGCATCGTGATCGTGCTGACCAGCATTGTCCTGATCGGTTGGCTGGGCTCCACCTTCTTCTACCAGCGCATGGCGGAGATCGGCGATGATATCCTACGGCGTGTCCCCTTTTTGAAAACCGTCTACGATGCGCTGAAAGACTTGATGGAGGGGCTGGTAGGCAGTAAGAAGAAATTCGACAAGCCCGTGCTGATCACGCCATTGGACGGCTCCGGACTGGCGCAATTGGGCTTTCTGACGCAGAAGGACCTGACCCACCTCGGCATCGACAGCACGCATGTGGCGGTTTACGTACCGTACAGTTTTGCATGGAGCGGCCGCCTGTTCATCGTGCCCGCATCCAGCGTAACTCCCATCGATGCCAAGGCCGCCGAAGTGATGAAGTTCATCCTCAGTGGAGGCGTAACGCGCGTGGACGACGAATGA
- a CDS encoding transposase, which yields MKSWHITFIVQKQVHVVLPNKFKHFAASLNSKSKTDAIDAKLLARFGVEREHRPWNPAELVIKRMRDFSRYRVQLQEQKTAITNILHSKDYAHGVPADIKKSSKKVIAVLEKEIAILSKEMEKVVKSDPEIEAKVNKLRTIPGCGITTVAAIVAETNGFKEFKSAKQLTSYAGYDIVHNESGTSVLSKTRISKKGNRYMRHHMHMPALSASKHIPEFKALRERIKGQNGDTDEGAGGRPA from the coding sequence ATGAAAAGCTGGCACATCACCTTCATCGTGCAGAAGCAGGTGCATGTAGTGCTGCCCAACAAATTCAAGCACTTCGCAGCAAGCCTGAATTCGAAGTCGAAGACCGATGCGATCGATGCCAAGTTGTTGGCCCGCTTCGGTGTGGAGCGAGAGCATCGGCCATGGAATCCGGCTGAACTCGTCATCAAGCGGATGCGCGATTTCAGTCGCTACCGGGTACAGCTACAAGAACAGAAGACGGCCATCACCAACATCCTTCATAGCAAGGATTATGCGCATGGTGTACCAGCGGATATCAAGAAGAGCAGCAAGAAGGTCATTGCCGTGCTGGAAAAGGAAATCGCGATACTCAGTAAGGAAATGGAGAAAGTGGTGAAGAGCGATCCGGAAATTGAAGCCAAGGTGAACAAACTTCGCACCATTCCGGGATGCGGCATCACCACAGTGGCGGCCATAGTGGCGGAGACCAACGGGTTCAAAGAGTTCAAAAGCGCCAAGCAGCTCACCAGCTATGCTGGCTACGACATCGTACACAATGAATCGGGCACATCAGTGCTAAGCAAGACGCGTATCTCCAAGAAGGGCAACAGGTACATGCGCCACCACATGCACATGCCCGCCTTGAGCGCATCCAAGCACATTCCCGAGTTCAAAGCGTTGAGAGAGCGCATTAAAGGCCAAAACGGGGATACCGATGAAGGCGCAGGTGGCCGTCCAGCGTAA
- a CDS encoding transcriptional regulator: MAFAPLDPVLHNQLRLAIVSLLVSVDSADFNFLLEKTGATRGNLSVQITKLKDAGYLTVKKTFKDNYPNTRCSLSAKGLKSFEAYVQAIKEYLGSAES; encoded by the coding sequence ATGGCCTTCGCACCGCTTGACCCCGTCCTGCACAACCAATTGCGGCTGGCGATCGTGAGCCTGTTGGTGAGCGTGGACAGCGCGGACTTCAACTTCCTGCTGGAGAAGACCGGGGCCACGCGCGGCAACCTCAGTGTGCAGATCACGAAGTTGAAGGACGCTGGCTACCTCACCGTGAAGAAGACCTTCAAGGACAACTATCCAAACACGCGCTGCTCGCTTTCCGCGAAGGGGCTGAAGTCATTCGAAGCGTACGTGCAGGCGATCAAGGAATACCTCGGTAGCGCTGAAAGTTGA
- a CDS encoding NAD-dependent dehydratase: MSKTILLAGATGLVGSACLPLLLADERVGKVAALVRRPLDLQHPKLEQWIAPGNDLLQGLKPEPVDAVICGLGTTIKKAGSQAAFIAVDKDLPLGIARWAKAQGVLTYAIISAIGADPGSRVFYSRVKGEVEQELEAMHFGSLALFQPSILTGPRKEKRFGEHIGIAVTKAVGPVLLGPMKSYRVMPHDVLAKALVNTALSPAPGTKRYTYSGILRQAGI; the protein is encoded by the coding sequence ATGTCCAAGACCATCCTCCTTGCTGGCGCCACAGGTTTGGTCGGCAGCGCTTGTCTGCCTTTGCTGCTCGCTGATGAACGAGTGGGAAAGGTGGCGGCGCTGGTACGCAGGCCGTTGGACCTCCAGCACCCCAAGCTCGAGCAATGGATCGCGCCGGGTAATGATCTGCTACAAGGGTTGAAGCCTGAACCGGTGGACGCCGTGATCTGCGGCCTCGGCACCACCATCAAGAAAGCAGGCAGCCAAGCCGCCTTCATCGCCGTGGACAAGGACCTGCCGCTGGGGATCGCGAGATGGGCCAAGGCACAAGGTGTGCTCACCTACGCCATCATCAGCGCCATCGGCGCGGACCCGGGATCACGGGTCTTCTACAGCCGCGTGAAAGGAGAGGTGGAGCAGGAATTGGAGGCGATGCATTTCGGCAGTTTGGCGCTGTTCCAGCCGTCGATCCTGACGGGACCCCGCAAGGAGAAGCGCTTTGGCGAACACATCGGCATCGCCGTGACGAAGGCGGTCGGTCCCGTACTCCTCGGACCGATGAAAAGCTATCGTGTGATGCCGCACGATGTGTTGGCGAAAGCGTTGGTGAATACCGCGCTCTCCCCGGCACCGGGCACTAAACGCTATACGTACAGCGGGATCCTCCGCCAAGCGGGTATTTAG
- the ispG gene encoding (E)-4-hydroxy-3-methylbut-2-enyl-diphosphate synthase yields the protein MAQDLLITPTTYCPSLTRYERWHTRSVMVGDVGIGGANPVRVQSMTTTDTMDTAATVAQSIRMIEAGCEIVRITAPSKVEAENLAEIKKQLRAKGYRTPLVADIHFTPNAAEIAARIVEKVRVNPGNYADKKKFDVREYTDAQYNDELERIRKRFLPLVKICKEESTAMRIGTNHGSLSDRILNRHGDTPLGMVESAFEFLRICRDENYHEIVLSMKASNTHVMVQAYRLLVHKMMELGWNYPLHLGVTEAGDGEDGRVKSAVGIGALLEDGLGDTIRVSLTEDPEAEIPVAEELVARYPRKEHDPIPPVHGSPLPGRGAGGEGFDPFSYARRHTRETLNIGARHVPVVIADMSAKTAITPASFFAWGYRYSVPNDKWNIADQACDYAFIGKNSINFAIPGTLGIIQEHAVWLKDRAKPRHYPFITTNDYRAGVEQHDEFNLVYATLPDHDATLIEKLRDDPTAVLLIDTYNAHGMAEQRRLLFELMEAKCEVPVILGRAYGDINREQLVLHSSTDIGPLFLDGMGDGIFIADEDGGREDLVCRTAFGILQATRTRISKTEYISCPSCGRTLFDLQETTAKIRARTSHLKGVKIGIMGCIVNGPGEMADADYGYVGTGAGVITLYKEKEVVKRNVPAASAVDELIELIKQGGDWVESE from the coding sequence ATGGCACAGGACCTACTGATCACGCCCACCACCTACTGCCCCTCGCTCACCCGCTATGAGCGCTGGCACACGCGTAGCGTCATGGTCGGCGACGTGGGTATTGGCGGTGCCAACCCCGTGCGGGTGCAGAGCATGACCACCACGGACACCATGGACACCGCCGCCACCGTGGCCCAGAGCATCCGCATGATCGAGGCGGGCTGCGAGATCGTGCGCATCACCGCGCCCAGCAAGGTAGAGGCGGAGAACCTCGCTGAGATCAAGAAGCAGTTGCGCGCCAAAGGCTACCGCACGCCTCTGGTGGCCGACATCCATTTCACGCCCAATGCCGCCGAGATCGCCGCACGTATCGTGGAGAAAGTCCGCGTGAACCCCGGCAATTACGCCGACAAGAAGAAGTTCGATGTGCGCGAATACACCGACGCGCAGTACAACGATGAGCTGGAACGCATTCGCAAGCGCTTCCTGCCTTTGGTGAAGATCTGCAAAGAGGAGAGCACCGCCATGCGCATCGGCACCAACCACGGCTCGCTGAGCGATCGCATCCTGAACCGCCACGGCGACACGCCGCTGGGCATGGTGGAAAGCGCCTTCGAATTCCTGCGCATCTGCCGCGACGAGAACTACCACGAGATCGTACTGAGCATGAAGGCCAGCAACACCCACGTGATGGTGCAGGCCTACCGGCTGCTCGTCCATAAGATGATGGAGCTGGGCTGGAATTATCCGCTGCACTTGGGTGTCACGGAGGCTGGCGATGGTGAGGACGGCCGCGTGAAAAGCGCGGTGGGCATCGGGGCGCTGCTGGAGGACGGACTGGGTGATACCATCCGCGTCTCACTTACCGAGGATCCGGAGGCGGAGATCCCCGTGGCGGAGGAACTGGTGGCCCGCTACCCGCGGAAGGAGCATGATCCGATCCCTCCGGTGCATGGCTCCCCTCTCCCCGGGAGAGGGGCAGGGGGTGAGGGCTTTGACCCCTTCAGCTACGCCCGGCGGCATACGCGCGAAACGCTTAACATCGGCGCACGCCATGTCCCCGTGGTGATCGCGGACATGAGCGCCAAGACCGCCATCACGCCGGCGTCCTTCTTCGCCTGGGGCTATCGCTACAGTGTTCCGAACGACAAGTGGAACATCGCCGATCAGGCCTGCGACTATGCCTTCATCGGGAAGAACAGCATCAACTTCGCCATACCCGGCACGCTGGGCATCATTCAGGAACATGCTGTATGGCTGAAGGACCGTGCCAAGCCCCGGCATTACCCGTTCATCACGACCAACGATTACCGCGCAGGGGTGGAGCAGCACGACGAATTCAACCTCGTCTACGCCACGCTGCCGGACCATGATGCCACCTTGATCGAAAAGCTCCGTGACGATCCCACGGCGGTGTTGCTGATCGACACCTACAACGCGCACGGCATGGCCGAGCAACGCCGCCTACTGTTCGAGCTGATGGAGGCGAAGTGCGAGGTGCCGGTCATCCTCGGTCGCGCGTACGGCGACATCAACCGCGAGCAGTTAGTGCTTCACAGTAGCACAGACATCGGTCCGCTTTTTTTGGACGGCATGGGCGATGGCATCTTCATAGCCGACGAAGATGGGGGGCGCGAAGACCTCGTGTGCCGTACCGCTTTCGGCATCCTTCAAGCCACGCGGACCCGCATCAGTAAGACGGAGTACATCAGCTGTCCGAGCTGCGGTCGCACCCTCTTCGACTTACAGGAGACCACGGCCAAGATCCGCGCACGGACGAGCCACCTGAAAGGCGTCAAGATCGGTATCATGGGCTGCATTGTGAACGGCCCAGGCGAAATGGCGGATGCGGATTACGGCTATGTGGGCACAGGCGCAGGCGTGATCACACTGTACAAGGAGAAGGAAGTGGTGAAGCGCAACGTGCCCGCCGCTAGCGCGGTGGATGAGCTGATCGAATTGATCAAGCAAGGCGGCGATTGGGTGGAATCGGAGTAG
- a CDS encoding DMT family transporter, whose product MSGKVDLSSSPAALGEDPRLRRNALLLLHLTVFIWGWTGILGKWIDQGALQIVYIRCAIACIGLFVVALWMRRPLSPRTPDLGRYLLTGLIILAHWVTFYLAIKRGSASVAVACLSTSTFFTALITPYWTKRRISGFELALGVVIVAALLLIFGLETEYREGIILGTISALLSAWFNVVNGRLVQRGDAMSIGFYEMFAAMVVLGLWLAWRGELPEPIWRMPAHDLIGHLILGIVCTTFAFTAGIHVLKQLSPFTVILTVNLEPVYTILIALMIWPESERMHPGSYIGIALILACISLNGWRQRRMNVKMVKPRPLAQG is encoded by the coding sequence ATGTCCGGGAAGGTCGACCTTTCATCTTCACCGGCTGCGCTTGGGGAGGATCCACGGCTACGGCGCAATGCACTGCTGCTGCTGCACCTCACCGTGTTCATCTGGGGCTGGACAGGTATTCTGGGCAAGTGGATCGACCAAGGCGCGTTGCAGATCGTCTACATCCGCTGCGCGATCGCCTGCATCGGGCTTTTTGTGGTGGCTCTTTGGATGCGTCGCCCGCTCTCGCCGCGCACGCCTGACCTGGGCCGGTACCTCTTGACCGGTCTGATCATTCTGGCGCACTGGGTCACCTTCTACCTGGCGATCAAGCGGGGCAGCGCCTCTGTGGCAGTGGCCTGCCTCAGCACCAGCACGTTCTTCACCGCGTTGATCACACCCTATTGGACGAAGCGGCGCATCAGCGGCTTCGAGCTGGCTTTGGGCGTGGTGATCGTGGCGGCGCTGCTGCTGATCTTCGGCTTGGAGACCGAATACCGCGAGGGCATCATCCTAGGCACCATCAGTGCCCTGCTGTCCGCGTGGTTCAATGTGGTGAACGGCAGACTTGTGCAGCGCGGCGACGCGATGTCCATCGGATTCTATGAAATGTTCGCAGCCATGGTGGTGCTGGGCCTGTGGCTGGCCTGGAGGGGCGAGCTCCCCGAGCCGATCTGGCGCATGCCGGCGCACGACCTCATCGGCCATTTGATCCTCGGCATCGTCTGTACCACCTTCGCTTTCACCGCCGGCATCCACGTATTGAAGCAGCTCTCCCCGTTCACCGTGATCCTCACCGTGAACCTGGAGCCGGTCTATACCATCCTTATCGCATTGATGATCTGGCCGGAAAGCGAGCGTATGCACCCGGGCTCCTACATCGGCATCGCCTTGATCCTCGCATGCATCTCCCTCAATGGCTGGCGGCAACGGCGCATGAACGTGAAAATGGTGAAGCCGCGACCTTTGGCACAAGGGTGA
- a CDS encoding HAMP domain-containing histidine kinase, with protein MNLYSRKQRWKLVLALVAMTIVGASLWYSSRIVNKVRLEERRKVELWAEAVRNRAQLVNYTDSLFHRLREEERKRVELWADAQVHLASDDVNDLSFYLKVVSDNTTIPVIITDDKGRPTSSHRNLDPGIEDDPDSLLAEVKRMDAVHEPIPITLFGDHKQYLHYTDSRIVTELEQVMDNIIRSFISETVMNTAAVPVIYTDSTRTHVIEHSNIEMETIGDPVKLEARIAAMAQANPPIEVSLAGRGRNYIFYEESRVITQLRYFPYVQLIIIGLFLLVSYALFSLFRNAEQNQVWVGMAKETAHQLGTPLSSLMAWMELMDANGTDPAAVAEMRKDVGRLEMITERFSKIGSTPDLVPEKIDLVLRDTVQYLRPRLPSRVKIEVHTTDPEITVPLNRALFSWVLENLMRNAVDAMEGEGSITITTEKDGNEVHVDVTDTGKGIPARQLRTVFQPGFTTKKRGWGLGLSLTKRIMETYHKGKIFVKRSTVGKGTTFRISLRG; from the coding sequence ATGAACCTCTACTCACGGAAACAACGCTGGAAGCTCGTGCTCGCACTGGTGGCCATGACCATCGTGGGGGCATCGCTGTGGTACAGCAGCCGCATCGTGAACAAGGTGCGCTTGGAGGAGCGCCGCAAAGTGGAGCTCTGGGCAGAGGCGGTGCGCAACCGGGCACAGTTGGTGAACTACACCGACTCGCTCTTTCACCGGCTGCGTGAAGAGGAGCGCAAGCGCGTGGAGCTGTGGGCGGACGCGCAGGTTCACCTCGCCAGTGACGACGTGAACGACCTCAGCTTCTACCTCAAGGTGGTGAGCGACAACACCACCATCCCCGTGATCATCACCGATGACAAGGGCAGGCCCACGTCGAGCCACAGGAACCTGGACCCCGGGATCGAGGACGACCCGGACTCCCTGCTCGCAGAGGTGAAGCGGATGGATGCCGTCCATGAGCCCATCCCCATCACCCTCTTCGGCGACCACAAGCAATACCTCCACTACACCGATTCCCGCATCGTCACCGAACTGGAGCAGGTGATGGACAACATCATCCGCAGCTTCATCAGCGAGACCGTGATGAACACTGCCGCCGTGCCGGTGATCTACACCGACAGCACGCGCACCCACGTGATCGAGCACAGCAACATCGAGATGGAGACCATCGGTGACCCTGTCAAGCTCGAAGCCCGCATCGCCGCCATGGCACAAGCCAATCCACCAATCGAGGTATCGCTCGCTGGGCGTGGCCGCAACTACATCTTCTACGAGGAAAGCCGCGTGATCACCCAGCTGCGCTACTTCCCCTATGTGCAGTTGATCATCATCGGATTGTTCCTATTGGTGAGCTACGCGCTCTTCAGCCTCTTCCGCAATGCGGAGCAGAACCAAGTGTGGGTGGGCATGGCGAAGGAGACCGCCCACCAGCTCGGCACACCGTTGAGCTCCCTGATGGCGTGGATGGAATTGATGGACGCGAACGGTACCGACCCTGCGGCCGTTGCCGAAATGCGCAAGGACGTAGGACGCTTGGAGATGATCACCGAGCGCTTCAGCAAGATCGGCTCAACGCCCGACCTCGTGCCGGAGAAGATCGATCTTGTGCTCCGTGATACCGTGCAATACCTGCGTCCGCGCCTGCCGAGCCGCGTAAAGATCGAAGTGCATACCACGGATCCCGAAATCACCGTCCCGTTGAACCGCGCGCTGTTCAGCTGGGTGCTGGAGAACCTGATGCGCAATGCGGTGGACGCCATGGAGGGCGAAGGGAGCATCACCATCACCACGGAAAAGGACGGCAACGAAGTGCATGTGGACGTCACGGATACCGGCAAAGGCATTCCTGCAAGGCAGCTGCGCACCGTGTTCCAGCCCGGCTTCACGACCAAAAAGCGCGGCTGGGGCCTTGGGCTTTCGCTCACCAAGCGCATCATGGAGACCTATCACAAAGGCAAGATCTTCGTGAAGCGCTCCACGGTGGGGAAAGGGACTACGTTCAGGATCTCGTTGCGGGGGTGA
- a CDS encoding cyclase family protein, with translation MIAEITHQGRTWRIALNKPIDLSLPLDANSAGPRAWHVGPPTFTPVQDGDKTYAVAAGAPVNFRDVAFNPHGHGTHTESVGHITPEVQPVGPVFPRYWFAARLISVLPAERRTTDGVDKVITLGLIRGAIGDRIPEALVIRTWPNDGDKRIRQWTGTNPPYIEKEACAWLRSIGVLHLLLDVPSVDREEDKGELAAHHAFWDYPNTVDLRRTITEMIHVPDEVRDGEYLLELQVPNFINDAAPSRPVLYAPLP, from the coding sequence ATGATCGCCGAGATCACCCACCAAGGACGCACTTGGCGCATCGCGCTGAACAAGCCCATCGACCTGTCGCTGCCGTTGGACGCGAATAGTGCGGGGCCGCGTGCGTGGCATGTGGGTCCACCCACCTTCACACCTGTGCAGGATGGTGACAAAACATACGCCGTAGCGGCTGGAGCACCCGTGAATTTCCGCGACGTGGCCTTCAACCCGCACGGCCATGGCACCCACACGGAGAGCGTAGGGCATATCACACCGGAGGTTCAGCCCGTGGGCCCGGTCTTCCCGCGCTACTGGTTCGCGGCTCGGCTTATTAGTGTTTTGCCAGCGGAACGCCGCACGACCGATGGAGTTGACAAAGTGATCACGCTGGGATTGATCCGTGGCGCGATCGGTGATCGCATTCCCGAAGCGTTGGTGATCCGGACTTGGCCGAACGACGGTGACAAACGCATCCGCCAATGGACCGGCACGAACCCGCCGTACATCGAGAAGGAGGCCTGTGCTTGGCTGCGCAGCATCGGCGTGCTGCACCTGCTGTTGGACGTTCCCAGCGTGGACCGTGAGGAGGATAAAGGCGAGCTCGCCGCGCACCATGCCTTCTGGGACTATCCGAACACGGTGGACCTGCGCCGCACGATCACAGAGATGATCCATGTACCCGATGAGGTGCGCGACGGCGAATACCTGCTTGAACTGCAGGTGCCCAACTTTATCAACGATGCCGCGCCGAGCCGCCCGGTGCTCTACGCCCCATTGCCATGA
- the hemW gene encoding radical SAM family heme chaperone HemW yields MSGLYFHIPFCRKACVYCDFHFSTSMGTKERVLATMRAELRSRIAELNGAALRSIYFGGGTPSLLSVQELGTLLNDARSLATIEADAEITIEANPDDISEAVLAAWLDIGITRVSLGVQSFREERLQWMGRAHNAEQSLRAIELVANAGFASWTIDLIYGLPGMSLPEWDEQLTIALDHGMPHLSAYCLTVETRTALHKQVQTGRIKPANDEEQAAQFEHGIARVAKAGLIQYEISNFGKEGHFAKHNTSYWQGVPYLGIGPSAHSFDGAKRRWNTANNVRYSMGVESGERFWEEETLTPVQRINERLLTGLRTMWGVELSALGEAFHKANAKAIERYLALDELLERDGRLILTQKGKNFADRIASDLFLPEP; encoded by the coding sequence TTGTCCGGTCTCTACTTCCATATCCCCTTCTGCCGCAAAGCCTGCGTGTACTGCGATTTCCACTTTAGCACGTCCATGGGCACGAAAGAGCGTGTGCTGGCGACGATGCGGGCAGAGCTGCGGTCACGCATCGCTGAACTGAACGGTGCTGCACTAAGATCCATCTACTTCGGTGGCGGCACCCCGAGCTTGCTTTCAGTGCAGGAACTCGGGACATTGTTGAATGATGCAAGATCACTTGCAACGATCGAAGCCGATGCCGAGATCACCATCGAGGCCAATCCCGATGACATCTCGGAAGCGGTGCTGGCGGCGTGGCTCGACATTGGCATCACGCGCGTGAGCCTGGGTGTGCAGAGCTTCCGCGAAGAACGCCTTCAGTGGATGGGACGTGCGCACAATGCGGAACAGTCACTTCGAGCGATCGAACTTGTGGCTAATGCCGGGTTCGCCTCTTGGACCATCGACCTGATCTACGGTCTGCCGGGCATGTCGCTGCCGGAATGGGACGAGCAGCTCACCATCGCGTTGGACCACGGCATGCCGCATTTATCCGCCTATTGCCTCACGGTGGAAACGCGCACCGCCTTGCACAAGCAGGTGCAAACGGGGCGCATCAAACCGGCAAATGATGAAGAGCAAGCGGCACAATTCGAGCACGGCATCGCACGCGTCGCGAAGGCTGGACTGATACAGTACGAGATCAGCAACTTCGGCAAGGAGGGCCATTTCGCAAAGCACAACACAAGCTACTGGCAAGGCGTGCCCTACCTAGGCATCGGACCTTCGGCGCATTCGTTCGATGGCGCGAAACGTCGCTGGAACACAGCGAACAATGTGCGCTATTCCATGGGCGTAGAGAGTGGTGAACGGTTCTGGGAAGAGGAGACGCTCACGCCTGTGCAGCGCATCAACGAACGGCTGCTCACCGGCCTGCGCACGATGTGGGGCGTGGAGCTTTCCGCGCTCGGCGAGGCGTTCCACAAGGCCAATGCGAAGGCCATTGAACGCTATCTTGCGCTGGACGAACTTCTGGAGCGCGATGGACGCTTGATCCTCACCCAAAAAGGCAAAAACTTCGCCGACCGCATTGCGTCGGACCTCTTTCTCCCCGAGCCATGA
- a CDS encoding MmcQ/YjbR family DNA-binding protein, which translates to MNIEFFRELCLKKPGTTEVTPFGPDTLVFKVVGKMFALTDLNTFESVNLKCDPERAVMLREEYEGITPGYHMSKVHWNTVTTDGSVKDALIRELLDHSYALVVASLPKKVQAELKK; encoded by the coding sequence ATGAACATCGAGTTTTTTCGTGAACTCTGTCTGAAAAAGCCCGGTACAACGGAAGTGACCCCGTTCGGGCCGGACACGCTCGTGTTCAAGGTGGTGGGAAAGATGTTCGCCCTTACCGACCTCAACACTTTTGAAAGCGTGAACCTGAAGTGCGACCCGGAACGCGCGGTGATGCTGCGCGAAGAGTACGAGGGTATCACGCCAGGCTACCACATGAGCAAGGTGCACTGGAACACGGTGACCACCGATGGCAGCGTGAAGGACGCATTGATCCGGGAACTGCTGGACCATAGCTATGCGCTGGTGGTGGCTTCGTTGCCGAAGAAAGTGCAGGCGGAGCTGAAGAAATGA